Proteins from a genomic interval of Marmota flaviventris isolate mMarFla1 chromosome 8, mMarFla1.hap1, whole genome shotgun sequence:
- the Cldn14 gene encoding claudin-14, with protein MASTAVQLLGFLLSFLGMVGTLITTILPHWRRTAHVGTNILTAVSYLKGLWMECVWHSTGIYQCQIYRSLLALPRDLQAARALMVISCLLSGMACACAVVGMKCTRCAKGTPAKTTFAVLGGSLFLLAGLLCMVAVSWTTNDVVQNFYNPLLPSGMKFEIGQALYLGFISSSLSLIGGTLLCLSCQEEAPYRPYQAQPRATAATAATAPAYRPPDAYKDNRAPSVTSASHSGYRLNDYV; from the coding sequence ATGGCCAGCACAGCTGTGCAGCTCCTGGGCTTCCTGCTGAGCTTCCTGGGCATGGTGGGCACGCTCATCACCACCATCCTGCCGCACTGGCGGAGGACGGCGCACGTGGGCACCAACATCCTGACGGCCGTGTCCTACCTGAAGGGGCTCTGGATGGAGTGCGTGTGGCACAGCACGGGCATCTACCAGTGCCAGATCTACCGGTCGCTGCTGGCGCTGCCTCGTGACCTGCAGGCGGCCCGTGCGCTCATGGTCATCTCCTGCCTGCTGTCCGGCATGGCCTGCGCTTGTGCTGTGGTGGGCATGAAGTGCACCCGCTGCGCCAAGGGCACGCCCGCCAAGACCACCTTCGCGGTGCTCGGAGGGTCGCTCTTCCTCCTGGCCGGCCTCCTCTGCATGGTGGCCGTCTCCTGGACCACCAACGACGTGGTGCAAAACTTCTACAACCCGCTGCTGCCCAGCGGCATGAAGTTCGAGATCGGGCAGGCCCTGTACCTGGGCTTCATCTCCTCGTCCCTGTCACTCATCGGAGGCACCCTGCTCTGCCTGTCCTGCCAGGAGGAGGCACCCTACAGGCCCTaccaggcccagcccagggccaccgcTGCCACTGCTGCCACCGCACCCGCCTACCGGCCACCAGACGCCTACAAAGACAACCGGGCCCCCTCGGTGACCTCCGCATCCCACAGCGGTTACAGGCTGAACGACTACGTGTGA